From Salinirubellus salinus, the proteins below share one genomic window:
- a CDS encoding YybH family protein: protein MAMGETAFEERIESVSEVLPSGDAERLGDLYTRDAELLPPDGDFVAGVPSVVSYWQDVAEAGVASVDIEARDVERDDELAMRTGEAWMKDTAGEVLDHVKFVEVWRPEDGTWRIHRDVWNGMGEE from the coding sequence ATGGCGATGGGAGAGACAGCGTTCGAGGAGCGCATCGAGTCGGTGAGCGAGGTGCTGCCGAGCGGCGACGCCGAGCGACTCGGCGACCTCTACACGCGGGACGCGGAGTTGCTCCCGCCGGACGGCGACTTCGTCGCGGGAGTGCCGTCCGTCGTGTCGTACTGGCAAGACGTCGCAGAGGCAGGTGTCGCGTCGGTAGACATCGAGGCCCGCGACGTGGAGCGAGACGACGAGCTGGCGATGCGGACCGGCGAGGCCTGGATGAAGGACACGGCGGGCGAGGTGCTGGACCACGTCAAGTTCGTCGAGGTCTGGAGACCCGAGGACGGGACGTGGCGCATCCACCGCGACGTCTGGAACGGGATGGGCGAGGAGTGA